A DNA window from Calliphora vicina chromosome 1, idCalVici1.1, whole genome shotgun sequence contains the following coding sequences:
- the LOC135949142 gene encoding ninjurin-1-like isoform X3, with protein MAQVIHSVNGMMNNETEMKGMDANRYATKKTIAQGMLDIALLTANASQLKYILQVGEQHQFYKLMLILISLSIVLQISAGLLLMIQSVLSIHKGKEERKVADVLNHIINGLIFLSVFCDVIKMNFGLDPAIADVEILDKN; from the exons ATGGCGCAAGTAATCCATAGTGTTAATGGCATGATGAACAACGAGACAGag atgAAAGGTATGGATGCCAATAGATATGCCACGAAGAAGACAATTGCCCAGGGCATGTTGGATATAGCGTTGCTGACTGCAAACGCATCACAacttaaatacattttacaaGTGGGAGAGCAGCATCAGTTCTACAAATTAATGTTGATTCTTATCAGTCTATCAATAGTATTGCAG ATCAGCGCTGGTTTACTATTAATGATACAATCTGTTCTCAGCATTCATAAGGGCAAAGAAGAGCGCAAGGTTGCCGATGTCTTAAATCATATTATAAATGGTTTAATATTTCTCTCAGTATTTTGTGATgttataaaaatgaattttggtTTAGATCCAGCCATAGCAGATGTCGAAATTCTAGACAAAAACTAA
- the LOC135949142 gene encoding ninjurin-A-like isoform X2, with product MAQVIHSVNGMMNNETEMKGMDANRYATKKTIAQGMLDIALLTANASQLKYILQVGEQHQFYKLMLILISLSIVLQLMVGIFFVIIGSLNINRKQDQTAAIILNDIILVVIFVISVINVIISGFGIEYSSQPLRLLDHPKKDL from the exons ATGGCGCAAGTAATCCATAGTGTTAATGGCATGATGAACAACGAGACAGag atgAAAGGTATGGATGCCAATAGATATGCCACGAAGAAGACAATTGCCCAGGGCATGTTGGATATAGCGTTGCTGACTGCAAACGCATCACAacttaaatacattttacaaGTGGGAGAGCAGCATCAGTTCTACAAATTAATGTTGATTCTTATCAGTCTATCAATAGTATTGCAG CTGATGGTTGGTATATTCTTTGTAATAATCGGAAGTCTGAATATCAATCGTAAACAGGATCAAACGGCCGCTATAATATTAAATGATATCATTTTGGTTGTTATATTTGTCATATCGGTAATAAATGTGATTATATCCGGTTTTGGCATCGAATACTCATCTCAACCTCTACGATTATTGGATCATCCGAAAAAAGATCTTTag
- the LOC135949142 gene encoding ninjurin-1-like isoform X1: MAQVIHSVNGMMNNETEMKGMDANRYATKKTIAQGMLDIALLTANASQLKYILQVGEQHQFYKLMLILISLSIVLQILSGVLSLSLSLMRDCRMHKPEFHQSANMINHIRTGFAFFVTMINLFISAFDSRLPPPQGDFLSGLN, from the exons ATGGCGCAAGTAATCCATAGTGTTAATGGCATGATGAACAACGAGACAGag atgAAAGGTATGGATGCCAATAGATATGCCACGAAGAAGACAATTGCCCAGGGCATGTTGGATATAGCGTTGCTGACTGCAAACGCATCACAacttaaatacattttacaaGTGGGAGAGCAGCATCAGTTCTACAAATTAATGTTGATTCTTATCAGTCTATCAATAGTATTGCAG ATCCTGTCTGGTGTATTAAGTTTATCACTGAGTCTAATGCGTGATTGTCGTATGCACAAGCCAGAATTTCATCAATCGGCCAATATGATTAATCACATTCGAACGGGTTTCGCTTTCTTTGTAACCATGatcaatttatttatatcgGCATTTGATTCTCGTTTACCGCCACCACAAGGAGATTTCTTAAGTGGTTTAAATTAA
- the LOC135948744 gene encoding ninjurin-1-like: protein MAQVNHSANDIMNNETEKKVMNANRYATRKTIAQGMLDIALLTANASQLKYILQVGEQHPFYKLMLILISLSIVLQILSGVFILSASLMRDCRLHKPEFHQSADIINHFRTGFAFLVTMINLFISAFDSRLPPSHGDFLSGLN from the exons ATGGCGCAAGTAAACCATAGTGCTAATGACATAATGAACAACGAGACAGAg AAGAAAGTTATGAATGCCAATAGATATGCCACGAGGAAGACAATTGCCCAGGGCATGTTGGATATAGCGTTGCTGACTGCAAACGCATCACAacttaaatacattttacaaGTGGGAGAGCAGCATCCGTTCTACAAATTAATGTTGATTCTTATCAGTCTATCAATAGTATTGCAG ATCCTGTCTggtgtatttattttatcagCGAGTCTAATGCGTGATTGTCGTTTGCACAAGCCTGAATTTCATCAATCGGCCGATATTATAAATCATTTTCGAACGGGTTTCGCTTTTCTTGTAACCATGatcaatttatttatatcgGCATTTGATTCTCGTTTACCGCCATCACATGGAGATTTTTTAAGTGgtttaaattaa